Sequence from the Egicoccus sp. AB-alg6-2 genome:
CGGCGTCACCGAGACGGGCACCGACGTGCGGGTCGAGGTCGACGGCGAGACGGTCAGCGACGGCCCGGCGCTGATGGTCGCGATCTGCAACGGGACCGGGTTCGGGGGCGGGGCGCGGATGGCGCCCGACGCCGACCCGGCGGACGGCCGCGTCGACGTCGTGGTCGTGTCCGCGACGGGCCCGTTGGAGCGGACCGCCTTCGGCCTGGCCCTACAGCGGGGCACCCACCTCGAGCGGGACGACGTACTGCTCCTCCGTGGGCGTCGGGTCCGTGTGCAGGGCGACGCGCTGCGCGACGACGTCGACGGCGAACTCGGTGAGCCGAGCGACGCGCCGAGGACCTGGCAGGTCGAGCCGGGCGCCTGGCGGTTCGTGGGCTGAGGATCGAACGTCCTACGCGGTAACGGGCGCTGCCTTCTGCAGGAAGCGTTCGCGGTCGACCAGCACCCGCCGGTGGCGGATCTTCGCGACCGTCTCGCCCTCGTCCTCGACGATGACGTTGAACTCGAGCCGCCGGCCGTGGTGGCCGATCAGCGTCGCGTGCGCGCACACGGTGCGTCCGACCGGCGTCGCCTTGAGGTGTTCGATCTCGGCCCATGCGCCGACCGAGGTCTGCCCCTCGGGCAGGTCCTCGCAGATGGCCTGGACACAGGCGCCCTCGGCCAGGGCCAGCAGGGCGGGCGTTCCCAGCAGGGGTACGTCGCCCGAGCCCACCTGTTCGGCGGTGTGTTCGGGACCGACGGTGAGGTGGCGGTTGACGCGCAACCCGGGGTCGCAGCGACCCATGGTCTTCGTCCTTCACATCGGAGATCCGGGCGGACGCCCGGACCTTTCGAGGGTAGCGAGCCGACCGCCGAGCGCGACCGGACCGGGTGGGCGGCGGCCACCGGCGTGGCCCCGCCGTCCGATCACCACCATCCGACGGGGGGCCGGGTGGTCGAGCGGACGGAGGAAACCGACTCCGGCGCTTCCGGCCGGGGCCGGTGCCCTTCCGACCCGTCGACCCGACCGGCACGATGTCAACGACCGCGGTCGGGGGGCGCGCGGTACCGCGCCGCGAACGCGGGCGGGAGAACGCTCGAGCCCTCTCTACGGAGGACACCATGACCACCCCACCAAACGACCCGAACCGCCCGCCGGAGCGCGAGCGTGAAGTCATCGTCACCAACGGTGATGGCGGTGGCGGTGCCGGCACCGCCATCGCGGTCATCGTGGGCATCATCGCGATCATCGTCCTGCTGTTCGTCCTGTTCGGCTCCAACCTGTTCGGCGGCGGCGGCGATGGTGGGGGCGGCGGCCTCGACGTCCCCGACGAGGTCGACGTCAACGTCGACGCCGACACCGGCGGCGGTGGTGGCGACGCCGGCGGTGGCGAGGAGGGCGGCGAAGGCTGACCCAAAGACGCACCCGTACGACGGCGCCCGCGTCGAGGTCCCCGACCTCCGGCGCGGGCGCCGTCGCGTGCGCCCGCGCAGCAGGCCGCCCGGAGCGGGTTGGGCTTTTCGGGGTCGCGACTGGCAGGCTTCGCGCCGCGGCCGGATCCGGCCGTTCTCGGCGGCGCCCGCTGGCACGACCGGCCGGGTGACCCGACCACTCGTCGTTCTGAGGAGACATCGCCCGTGGAGGCCCCTGCCGCCGTCCTCGCGCTCGTCCTGGCCATGACCGCCGTCGGTGGTGCCGCCCTGGTCTGGTTCTTCCCCACGTGGGGCGCGGTCCGCCACGGCTACGAGGTGCTCAGCGCGACGCTCGTCGCGCTGCTGGCCTGGGGTGCCTGGGGATCGCTGCGGGCGCCGGTGCGCACCCTTGAGGCTTCGGCGTCCGCCGCCGACGGCCGACTCGCCCTGCAGCTGCTGCTCGCGTTCACCGTGCTCAGCGCCCTGGCGGCGCTCGTCCTGGCCCTGCCGCTGCCCGCCGTCCTCGGCCGCGTGCTGGGCGTTCTCGGCACGCTGGCGGGACTGGGCGCCTTCGTGCCGCTCGCGGCCATCCGGGCGACACGGGGCGGGGCCGGGGGGTTGGCGCAGGGCATCGCCGAGCTGCTGCTCGGCTCGTTGCTGCTCGGCGGCATCTGGGCCGGCATGGTCCTCGGCCACTGGTACCTGGTCGAGCGACGGCTCTCGAACCGCTACATGGTCACGATGGCGTGGGCCAACGTCGCGGCCGTGGCGGCCGGTGTCGCGTCGGTGCTGCTCTCGGGCCGCAACCCCGCACCCTGCGAGGATCTCGCCGGCGCCGCCTTCGAGACCTGTGCCCGCACGTTCTCGCCGATCCTGCGCATCGGGTCGATGACGCTGGTGCTGGGGCTCGGGGTGCTGGCCCTGATCGCGCTGATCGCCGGGTTCAACGTCAAGCTCGCGCGCGAGGGCGGTCGCAGCATCCAGGCCTCGACGGGCATGTTCTACCTCGCGGTCATCCTGGCGCCGGCGGCAGAGTTCGCGGCGAAGGTCCGGTTCTACTGATTCGCACGCGCGGACGTTCGGCGTGCGGCGAGCGCGCCTGCGCTGGGGCCGTGCGCCGACGCGGTCGACAGGGCTGGTGGTGCCCGGCCGGTGCCGCCCGGCGCGTTATCCTCCGCGCGGCGTCCAGCCACCCCGCCCGACACCCCCGCCCGACCCGGAGCATCGTGCCCCAACGCTCGCTCGCACCCCACGTCCTGCTGCGGGACACCCCCACGGACACCCGTGGGGCGACGTCGACCCGCGAGGTCGACCTGTCGTACGTGCACGACGCCGCCGAGGCGCCGAGCTGGGACGAGATCGCCGAGCAGTACGGGGACATGGTCTACACCATGGCGTTCCGGCTGACGGGCGACCGTGACGAGGCCCGCGACCTGGCGCAGGACGTCTTCGTCCGCGTCTACCGCAACCTCGACCGCTACCGCCCCGGGACGTTCGAGGGCTGGCTGTACCGCATCACCAAGAACCTGTTCCTCGACCGGGTCCGGCGTCGCACCCGTGTGCGGCTCGAGCCGCTGCCCGACGAGGAGTGGAAGCAGCCGAGCGAGTCCGATCCGGGACCGGCCGAGACCATCGAGGCCGGCGTCCTGCGCAGCGACCTCGAGACCGCCCTCGACGACCTTCCGCCCTCCTTCCGCACCGCCGTCGTGCTGTGCGACGTGCAGGGGCTGAGCTACGAGGAGATCTCCGACGCACTCGGCTGGCCCATCGGCACCGTGCGCTCCCGCATCCACCGCGGCCGCAAGGCCCTGCGCTCCGCGCTCGAGAGCGGTGCGCACCATGGTTGAGCGCCACGTCACCGGCGACCGCATCTCGGCCTTCCTCGACGACGAGCTCGCCGAACCCGCCGCCATGGCCGTCACCCGGCACCTCGCCGACTGTCCCGCCTGCCTCGGCGAGCTCGAGGCGCTGCGCCGCACCCGCGACGCGCTCCGCAGCTGGGCCGCGACGCCCGCCCCGGTGGTCCCGGTCGGGGCGATCGCCCGGCCGGGCGTGGTGCACCAGGTGTCCCGGGGCCTGCGGCTGGCCTCGGCCGGCCTGCTTGCGACGTTCGCGCTGACCGGCCTGGCCTACCTCGTCGGCGAGGACCGCGGCGAGGTGGTGCCGCCCGCCGACCTGTTCCTGATCGACCACCTCGCACGTACCGGTGACGGTCCGCTGCCGGCACCCTACGGATTCAACGAGCAGTGATGCTCCGGGTGCTCACGGCGCTCCTCGCCGCCGCGCTGTTGCTCCCGACCATGCCAGCCCGGGGCGCCGAGGCCGAGACGGTCGACCCGCCCGCGGCCGACCGCGGTGACGGGATCGCGTGGCTCGAGCGAGCGCTGGCCGCCTCCCGTGACGTGCCGCACACGGGACGGCTGCTGGTCGTCTCGTTCAGCCGCGAGGGGCCGCAGCTGACCGAGGTCGAAGTCACCCGCGGCGTCGACGGCGGCCTGACCGTGGTCAAGGAAGGCGGGTGGGAGGTCGGGCGCGTCGGCGAGGAGGCCTTCCTGCGCTCGTCCGGGACGCTGTTGCGCCTGGGCGGGATCGAACGCGGCAGCTCCGTCGACCTCGACCGGCTGGCCGACAAGTACGCCGTCACCTCGGACGCCGAACCGGCCCGGCTCGACACCGGGCCCGCCCGGGTCCTGCGGCTGCGCGAGCACGGCGGCGAACACGACCGCGAGGTGCTCTACCTCGACGTCGACACCGACCTGATCGTGCGCCGCGAGACGTTCGGAATGGACGGCGAACCCATGCGTGTCGTGGCCTACACGGCCCTGGAGGTCGTCGACGCCCGGGTGGTCGCGCCCGATCCCGAGGGCCTGGAGGTCGAGGCCTTCTCGCTGACGGCGGGCGACCTGGCCGGCTTCCAGGCCCGCGGGTTCGTCGCCCCCGACGCCCTGCCGGCCGGGTACCGACTGCTCGGCGGGTTCGAGCGCCCCGAGGCCAGCGTCCCGACGATGCACCTGGTCTACGGCGACGGGCTCTACACCCTGTCGGTCTTCGAGCAGCAGGGACGCCTGTCGCCGGCGGCGCTGGAGGGCGCGTCCCTGCTGCCCTCGCCGACGGGCGGGGCCGTCTGGCGCCTGCCCGGCTCCGAACCCCGTCGGGTGATCTGGCGCGGCGATGGCCGGACGTTCACCGCGATCACCGATGCGCCGGTCGATGAGCTTCTGACCGTCGTCGCGGGTTTGCCCAACGACCCGGCGCCCAGCATGCTGGGTCGCCTCACCCGCGGCATCGGCCGTGTGGGCCGATGGCTGTGGCCGCTGGACCGGAGCGATACGTGAGCTACGACCGCGAGGAATGGCGGCGCCCCTGGCGCGGCGAGGACACCCCGCTGCCCCCGCAGGACGCGGCGCCCACGGCCTCGCCCGCGGCGCCGACGGCCTCACCGGCGGCCGGGTCGTCCGCCTTCGAGGGTCGTACCGTCACCCGACCCATCGCCCGCTACCCGCAGCCGCCCCCCTCGCAGTGGGACGAGGCCTCCTCGGGCCCCGGTTCGCCGGCCGGTTCGGTTCGCCCACCGGACACCACCGGGACGGTGGACGCCCCCGAGCGGCGTGGCCGGCGTGGCGGCACGCTGCTGGCGCTGCTGGCGGCCGTGCTCGGCGGCGTCATCGGCACGCTGGCGACGCTCGCCGTGATGCTGCCGGAAGCCGCGACCGGTGAGGGCCCGGTGTCCGCGCCCCCGATCGAGATCAACGGCGAGGCCGGGACGGTCGTGCCCGCGGTCGCCCAGGCCGTCACCCCCTCGGTGGTCAGCGTCGAGGTCCCCGGCGGCGCGGCGGCCATGGACCCCACCGGCGCCGGTGGGCTGGGCTCAGGGGTCATCTACCGCTCGGACGGCTACATCCTGACCAACCACCACGTCATCGATGGCGCCGGGACCGTCCGTGTCCGCCTCTCCAACGGTGACCTGCTCGAGGCCGAGGTCGTCGGCAGCGACGAACTCAACGACATCGCCGTCATCCGGGTCGAACGCACCGACCTGCCCCAGGTGAACCTGCGTCCCGACGACGAGCCGCTGCAGGTCGGCGAGACCGTCGTCGCCATCGGCTCGCCCTTCGGTCTCGCCGGATCGGTCACCGCCGGCATCGTCTCGGCGCTCAACCGCGAGCTGCGCGTCGACGGCGACGACGGCCCGCTGCTGATCCCGGCCGTCCTGCAGACCGACGCCGCGATCAACCCGGGCAACTCCGGCGGTGCGCTCGTCGACGCGCGCGGCCGGCTGATCGGCATCAACACCGCCATCCTCACCCGCACCGGCGCGAGCCAGGGGGTCGGGTTCGCCGTCTCCGCCGAGCAGGCGATCATGTCCGCGGACCAGCTCATCGAGCAGGGCTTCGTCGAGCACCCGCTGCTCGGCGTCTCCGGCCTCGACGTCTCACCCGAGGTCGCCGAGGAGTTCGGCCTGGACTCCTCGCGCGGCGCGATGGTCGACTCGGTCCAGGACGGCACCGGGGCGGCGGACGCCGGACTGCGTCCGGGCGACATCATCGTCGCCGTCGACGGCGAGGACCTCGCCACCATGTCCGAGCTCGTCGCCGAGGTGCGACGCCGCCAGCCGGGCGAGACGCTCACGCTGACGATCGTGCGGGACGGCGAGACCATCGAGGCCGAGGTCACCCTCGGCGTGCGTGAGTAGACGTGCTCCCCGGACCGCAGGAACTGCTCGTCATCGCCGTCGTCGCGTTGCTCGTCTTCGGCCCCGACAAGTTGCCCGAGCTCGCGCGCAACGGCGCCCGACTGCTGGCGCGTTTCCGGACCGAGACCCAGCGCGGGCTCGAGGAGTTCAAGCGCGCCGCCGACATCGAGGACCTCGACCGCGAGCTGCGCGGCATCAGCCGCGAGCTCGACGAGACCCGGCGTGCCGTCACACGCCCCTTCGAGGACGCCGTCGGCACGGCCCGCCGGCCCGCAGCACGTGCGGGCGCGGCGGGGCCGACGCCGCGCGCCGACGACGACCCGCCCCCGTTCGACCCCGAGGCGACCTGATGCCGCCGACCGCCCCCCTTCCGACCCCGCCGGTGGGACGCCGGACGCAGACGGCCGCGCTGGTCGTCATCGGGCTGTCCTACGCCGCCGTGACGTCCGGCCGGTCCGCCGTCCTGGACCGTCGCGCCGCGAAGGCGCTGGCCTACCCGCTCGGCCACCGCGTCGACCGGCTCGTCGCGGCCGGGACCGACCTCGGTTCGGTCTACGGCCTGGCAGGGGTCGCCGGCGTGCTCGCCGCGACCGGACGGCGCCGGGCCGCGACCGACGTCGCGCTGGCGGGCCTGGCCGCCTGGGGCGCCGCGCAGGGGACGAAGCCGCTGGTCGGACGGGAACGGCCGTACGTGGTCGAGGGCGCGGACCGGCTCGTCGCGGTTCCGGCGGGGTCGTCGTGGCCCAGCGGCCACATCGCGGTCGCCGCGGCGATGGCCAGCGCGCTGGTGCCCCACGTCGGGCGGGGACGGCGGCGCTGGCTCCACCTCGGTGCGGCCGCCGTCGCCGTGTCGCGCTGCTACGTCGGCGTGCACCACTTCACCGACGTGGTCGCCGGCTGGGGGGTCGGGGTGCTCGCCGAGGCCGCCACCCGTGGCACCAGGCGCGGCTGGGCGAGCCTGCGCCGTCGGGCTACGAGACGCTGAGCGGCAGGGATCGTCCGACGATCGAGTGCTTGCGGGCCGCGATCTGGCGCGCGACCTGCTGGATCGCAATGGACGCCGGCACGTCGGGGTTCGACAACACCAGCGGCAGGCCGGCGTCGCCACCCTCGCGCAGGCGCGGATCGATCGGGATGCGGCCGAGCAGCTCGGTGTCGAGCGCCTCGGCGAGCTCCTCGCCGCCACCGGCGCCGAACACGTCATGGCTCGAGCCGCAGTCGGGGCAGGTGAAGCTGGCCATGTTCTCGATCACGCCGGCCACCTTCATGCCGGTCTGCTCGGTCGCCTTGCCGGCTCGCAGCGCCACCTTCTGGGCCGCCTGCTGCGGCGTGGTCACCACCACCATGTCGGCGTTGGGCAGCATCTGCGCCAGCGAGATGGCGATGTCACCGGTCCCCGGCGGCAGGTCGCACAGCAGGAAGTCGAGCTCGCCCCAGTGCACGTCGCCGAGGAACTGCTGCAGCGCGCGGTGCAGCATCGGGCCGCGCCAGATCACCGAACGGTCGGGATCGGTGAAGAACCCGATCGAGATCACCTTGCAGCCGTGGGCCTGCAAGGGCATCACCATGCCCTCGAACGCGACCGGCTTGCCCGAGACGCCGAGCATCCGCGGGATCGAGTAGCCCCAGATGTCGGCGTCGAGCACGCCGACGTTGTGCCCCTGCTGGGCCAGCGCGACCGCGAGGTTGACCGTCACCGACGACTTGCCGACGCCGCCCTTGCCCGACGCGACCGCGATGACCTTGGTCGGCGAGTCGGCGGAGGCGAAGGCGATGTCCATCTGCGGGTTCGCGGCGCCGCGCTCCGCACGCAGGTTGGCCGACAGCTGCTGGCGCTCGTCGTCGGTCATGGACCCGAACGAGACCTGGACGTCGTCGACGTCGCGCAGTTGGCGCACGGCGTTGGTCACGTCGCGGGTGATGCGGTCCTTGAGCGGACATCCCGGCACCGTCAGCTTGATGCGCACGCCGACGTTGCGGCCCTCGATCACCACCTCCTCGACCATGCCGAGTTCGGTGATGGGCTTGTCGATCTCGGGGTCGTCGACGGTCGCGAGGACCTCGAGGACCTGCTCCTTGGTGGGCACGCCGGACCTTTGTCGTCGCTGGTGTCGTGGCTGGGATCGTCGGAGACGGGCCGCGCCGTGACGTGGTACCCGTCGCCGATCAGGGTACCG
This genomic interval carries:
- a CDS encoding thioesterase family protein, with translation MGRCDPGLRVNRHLTVGPEHTAEQVGSGDVPLLGTPALLALAEGACVQAICEDLPEGQTSVGAWAEIEHLKATPVGRTVCAHATLIGHHGRRLEFNVIVEDEGETVAKIRHRRVLVDRERFLQKAAPVTA
- a CDS encoding S1C family serine protease, whose translation is MSYDREEWRRPWRGEDTPLPPQDAAPTASPAAPTASPAAGSSAFEGRTVTRPIARYPQPPPSQWDEASSGPGSPAGSVRPPDTTGTVDAPERRGRRGGTLLALLAAVLGGVIGTLATLAVMLPEAATGEGPVSAPPIEINGEAGTVVPAVAQAVTPSVVSVEVPGGAAAMDPTGAGGLGSGVIYRSDGYILTNHHVIDGAGTVRVRLSNGDLLEAEVVGSDELNDIAVIRVERTDLPQVNLRPDDEPLQVGETVVAIGSPFGLAGSVTAGIVSALNRELRVDGDDGPLLIPAVLQTDAAINPGNSGGALVDARGRLIGINTAILTRTGASQGVGFAVSAEQAIMSADQLIEQGFVEHPLLGVSGLDVSPEVAEEFGLDSSRGAMVDSVQDGTGAADAGLRPGDIIVAVDGEDLATMSELVAEVRRRQPGETLTLTIVRDGETIEAEVTLGVRE
- a CDS encoding phosphatase PAP2 family protein, whose amino-acid sequence is MPPTAPLPTPPVGRRTQTAALVVIGLSYAAVTSGRSAVLDRRAAKALAYPLGHRVDRLVAAGTDLGSVYGLAGVAGVLAATGRRRAATDVALAGLAAWGAAQGTKPLVGRERPYVVEGADRLVAVPAGSSWPSGHIAVAAAMASALVPHVGRGRRRWLHLGAAAVAVSRCYVGVHHFTDVVAGWGVGVLAEAATRGTRRGWASLRRRATRR
- a CDS encoding twin-arginine translocase TatA/TatE family subunit, with protein sequence MLPGPQELLVIAVVALLVFGPDKLPELARNGARLLARFRTETQRGLEEFKRAADIEDLDRELRGISRELDETRRAVTRPFEDAVGTARRPAARAGAAGPTPRADDDPPPFDPEAT
- a CDS encoding sigma-70 family RNA polymerase sigma factor; the encoded protein is MSYVHDAAEAPSWDEIAEQYGDMVYTMAFRLTGDRDEARDLAQDVFVRVYRNLDRYRPGTFEGWLYRITKNLFLDRVRRRTRVRLEPLPDEEWKQPSESDPGPAETIEAGVLRSDLETALDDLPPSFRTAVVLCDVQGLSYEEISDALGWPIGTVRSRIHRGRKALRSALESGAHHG
- a CDS encoding Mrp/NBP35 family ATP-binding protein, translating into MPTKEQVLEVLATVDDPEIDKPITELGMVEEVVIEGRNVGVRIKLTVPGCPLKDRITRDVTNAVRQLRDVDDVQVSFGSMTDDERQQLSANLRAERGAANPQMDIAFASADSPTKVIAVASGKGGVGKSSVTVNLAVALAQQGHNVGVLDADIWGYSIPRMLGVSGKPVAFEGMVMPLQAHGCKVISIGFFTDPDRSVIWRGPMLHRALQQFLGDVHWGELDFLLCDLPPGTGDIAISLAQMLPNADMVVVTTPQQAAQKVALRAGKATEQTGMKVAGVIENMASFTCPDCGSSHDVFGAGGGEELAEALDTELLGRIPIDPRLREGGDAGLPLVLSNPDVPASIAIQQVARQIAARKHSIVGRSLPLSVS
- a CDS encoding anti-sigma factor, with the translated sequence MVERHVTGDRISAFLDDELAEPAAMAVTRHLADCPACLGELEALRRTRDALRSWAATPAPVVPVGAIARPGVVHQVSRGLRLASAGLLATFALTGLAYLVGEDRGEVVPPADLFLIDHLARTGDGPLPAPYGFNEQ